A stretch of the Gossypium hirsutum isolate 1008001.06 chromosome D07, Gossypium_hirsutum_v2.1, whole genome shotgun sequence genome encodes the following:
- the LOC107954907 gene encoding repressor of RNA polymerase III transcription MAF1 homolog, with the protein MKFLEYTPFDRINDFLRELNLGERTIKGSLEAYSCKHTGTDKRLSLSLENEILDSLGKSSDTDFSPVEFLLSRSSRKTLIYLVLTLYHMYPDYDLSAVKAHQFFTEEIWDTFKQIFETYMLEASKEWIETYGGSSLLETVYKALDEVVNLSECEIYSYNPDSDADPFLEKGAIWSFSFFFYNRKLKRVVSFSFCCLSNLVGDGFLVDNLCSEEDGEIFDNMDM; encoded by the exons ATGAAGTTCCTAGAATACACTCCATTTGACCG aataaatgATTTCTTGAGAGAACTAAACCTTGGTGAACGTACCATCAAAGGGAGCCTTGAAGCATACTCTT GCAAACACACAGGAACTGATAAAAGACTTTCTCTCAGTTTGGAAAATGAG ATCCTTGACTCTCTTGGAAAATCTTCAGATACTGACTTCTCACCAGTTGAATTCCTGTTGAGCAGATCAAG CCGGAAGACGTTGATCTACTTGGTGCTTACCCTCTATCACATGTATCCAGATTATGACTTAAG TGCAGTTAAAGCACACCAGTTCTTCACTGAGGAAATCTGGGATACTTTTAAGCAGATTTTTGAAACCTACATGCTTGAAGCGTCAAAG GAATGGATTGAGACATATGGGGGCAGTTCACTCTTGGAAACTGTGTATAAGGCTCTAGATGAG GTTGTGAATCTCTCGGAGTGTGAAATTTACAGTTATAATCCGGACTCTGATGCAGATCCCTTTCTGGAGAAAGGGGCAAT ATGGTCCTTCAGTTTCTTCTTTTACAATAGAAAGTTGAAGCGTGTTGTGAGTTTCAGCTTTTGCTGCTTAAG TAATTTGGTGGGTGATGGATTCCTTGTTGACAACTTATGTTCTGAGGAAGATGGTGAAATATTTGATAACATGGACATGTAA